From Dechloromonas sp. A34:
GCGTCCGCTCAAGCTGGTCGCGCCGGGACCGACCCTGGCCATCGGCCTGGCCCAGGTAGCAGGCTTCATGGTCTTCCAGACCTGGGCGCTGGTCGAAGGCGGCCCCGGCAAGACGGCAGTGTTAATTTTCACGATGCCGATCTGGACCCTGCTGATGTCCTGGCCGCTGCTCGGCGAACGCATACGCGGCAAGCAGTGGCTGGCTGCGGCCAGCACGCTGACCGGCCTGCTGCTGATCATCGAGCCCTGGGACATGCAGTCCAGCCTGTTCAGCAAATTCCTCGGCCTGATGGCGGCGCTGTGCTGGGCGATCGGCACCATCCTGATCAAGCGCCTGCGCTCGACGACGCCGGTCGACCTGCTGACGCTGACCACCTGGCAGATGATCCTCGGTGCCGTGCCGCTGGTCCTGCTCAGCCTCGTGGTGCCGGAACGGCCGACCGAATGGACGGTTTCCTATATCGGCATCCTGGCCTTCATGTCGGTGCTCAGCACCGCCATGTGCTGGTGCCTGTGGATCTATATTCTCGACCGCGTGCCGGCCTGGGAGGCCAGCCTCTCCGTGCTCGGCACCCCGGTCGTCGCCATCCTCTCCTCGCGCCTGACCTTCGGCGAGGAATTCAAGACCGGCGAAATCGCCGGCATCCTGCTCATCGGCACCGGCCTGGCCCTGCTCTCACTGTTCAGCTGGGCGGCCAGCCGGCGCAATCCGGTGGTGCCGACCATTAAAGAAGAAGCCTGGGAACGAACATGAATCCGTTGCAAGACACGAAGCTCTCGATGCTCGACCTGGTCGCCGTGCGCGAAGGCGGCACCGTCGCCGAAGCGCTGGCCATCGCCCGCGACACCGCCCGTTACGTCGAGCAGCTCGGCTTCACCCGCTACTGGGTCGCCGAGCACCACAACATGCCGGGCATCGCCAGTTCGGCGACGGCAGTGCTGGTCGGGCACATGGCCGGCGTCACCAGCCGCATCCGCGTCGGTTCCGGCGGCATCATGCTGCCCAACCACGCGCCGCTGGTCGTCGCCGAAGCCTTCGGCACCCTGGCCGAACTCTATCCAGGCCGCATCGACCTCGGCCTGGGCCGCGCGCCGGGCACCGACCATCTCACCATGCGCGCCCTGCGCCGCGACCGGATCGAGACGGAAGCCGATTTCCCGCGCGAAGTCGCCGAATTGCAGCAACTGCTTGGCCCCCGCCAGCCTGATCAGAAAGTCGTTGCCGTACCGGGCAGTGGCACCGAGGTGCCGATCTGGCTGCTCGGCTCCAGCCTGTTCTCGGCCCGCCTGGCCGCCGAGCGTGGCCTGCCTTACGCCTTCGCCTCGCACTTCGCGCCGGCCATGCTGATCCAGGCCATCACCATCTATCGCCAGAATTTCCGTCCCTCGGCCACGCTGGCCAAGCCTTACGTGATGATCGGCGTACCGTTGATCGCCGCGCCCAGCGACGACGAGGCGGAGTTCCTGGCGAGCAGCACCTATCAGCGAGTGCTTGGCATCCTGCGCGGTGACCGCCGCGGCCTGCCGCCGCCCGTGGCCGGCTACCTCGATGGCCTGGCGCCGCAGGAACGTTCGGCGATCGGCGACTTCCTCGGCGCCGCTGTGATCGGCAGTCCGCAGACGGTGCGTGAAGGCCTGCTCGGTCTGCAGAAGGTCACCGCGGCCGATGAAATGATCCTGGTCTGCGATATTTTCGACCCGGCACTGCGCCGGCGCTCGCTGGAAATTGCCACCGCGGCATTGGCTGGCTGAACACGGCAGCAGATTCCGCCGACCGCCTCCGGCTATTCCCTATTGCGTGGATGAACCGGGCGGAATTGCAGGATGCGCGCACTGCGCTCGGGCAGGCCGTGACCGCCTTCCGGCAAACAGCCCCCGGGCAACGGATTTTCCGGGGTCACGAATTCCTGCCAGTGGTAATTCAGCGTCACGAAACTTTTCCACATCAGGTCGTAGATTCTGATCGTCGATCCGAGAGCCGATCGTGACAAACGACGCAAACAGTCGACCCTGAACTGAAGTCCCTGCAGGCGAGGTTTCAGTTTGTCCGGTGCGTTATCGATAAAGTCTTCGATTATTTCCCGGCGCAAGGCCTCATAGGCCTGGGGATCATCCCGGGCGAGCTTTGAAAGCTCTTCGTGGCTGGGCAGCGTTAACCGCAAATGCTCACTCATATAACCCCCGTCATCCATGTCGTCACGAGCGGTGGTGCATTATTTGGACACGAAGCGAGCCGGGAGGTTCGGCGTTTCCGCCGTGACGGGGGGGCGCGGATTAGCGGCCGGATCGACGAAAACGATTCAATGCCACTAATTCGATCAGTCCCCAGAGTGCCGCGCTACCGAGGGCGAGGGCAGGGTGGGCCAGTGTTTTGCGAATGATCGTGCGCATCGGCGGGGTCCTTTCGGGAGTTTTCGGGGAGCGAACAGGTGCCCCGGTCAGGTGGAATCCAGTCGCCGGCGCTTTGTCATGAAAATTTCATCTTCGAGCGCAAGGGTTGGCTACTAACATAACAAGCCAATGTTAAGCGCTCGTTTCAGCTGCCTTACCGAGGGGCTTGGCTACTCTAGTCCAACCGTTCCGACCCTTTCAAGGCGATCCGCAATTGCCCGGCGTGGCTCACTCAGAACTCCCCGAATTGCTCGAACTGGAAGCCATCATTCGCGATGGCGGGAGTCAGCTCGAGACGCAGGTGGCCAGCGAGGTCTTCGTCGGCGAGCGCCGCTTTCCGGTGCATGTTGTTGCCCTGGGCAACCCCGATCCGGAGGTGCCGGTCGTCGGCTTTTTCGGGGGCTTCCACGGCCTCGAAAGGATCGGTAGCGCCGTCGTGCTGGCCTACCTGCGCAGCCTGGTCCGGCGCCTGCCCTGGGACAGCCTGCTCCATCGCCAGCTAGAAACGGTCCGCCTGGTCTTCATGCCCCTTGTTAATCCAGGCGGCATGTGGCGCGGCACACGGGCGAATCCCAACGGCGTGGACCTGATGCGCAATGCGCCGCTGGAGGCGCGGGAAAAAGTACCCTTCCTGGTTGGCGGGCAGCGGATCAGCGCCCGCCTGCCCTGGTATCGGGGGCCGCTGGCCGGGCCGATGGAAGTCGAGAACCAGGCTGTGTGTGCGGTGGTCGACCGGGAATTTTCCGGCCGCAGCTTCGGCATCGCGCTCGATTGCCATTCCGGCTTCGGCATTAACGACCGGATCTGGTTTCCCTATGCTCATACCGCGCAGCCGATCGCCCATCTGCCCGAGATGCATGCGCTCAAGGGCATCTACGACGCGACGCATCCCAATCATCGCTATGTCTTCGAGCCGCAGAGCCGGCAATACCTGACGCACGGCGACCTGTGGGATTACCTCTATCAGCGTGCCTGTGCGGAGCCGGGACGGATTTTCCTGCCGCTGACCCTGGAAATGGGCTCCTGGCTATGGGTAAAGAAAAACCCGCGGCAGCTCTTTTCCCGCCACGGCATGTTCAACCCGCTGATCGAGCACCGCCAGCAGCGGGTTCTGCGCCGCCATGTCTTCTGGCTCGATTTCCTGACCCGGGCCGCCTGCGGGCACCGGCTGTGGATTCCGAGCCCTGCCGATCGCGAAAGCTATCGCCAGCAGGCCCTCGAACACTGGTACCGGAAGGCCGCGTTGTGAGCGCCTGGATTTTGCTGCGCGGGCTGACCCGGGAGAGCCGTCACTGGGGGGATTTTCCCGAACGCTTGCAGTCCGCGTGCGGCGCGGCCCGGGTGCAGGCCATCGACCTGCCGGGCAACGGCCGCCTGCACGGGCAGGAAAGTCCGCTGCTGGTGGCCGACATGGCGCGGAGTTGTCGG
This genomic window contains:
- a CDS encoding DUF3135 domain-containing protein; this encodes MSEHLRLTLPSHEELSKLARDDPQAYEALRREIIEDFIDNAPDKLKPRLQGLQFRVDCLRRLSRSALGSTIRIYDLMWKSFVTLNYHWQEFVTPENPLPGGCLPEGGHGLPERSARILQFRPVHPRNRE
- a CDS encoding LLM class flavin-dependent oxidoreductase, which gives rise to MNPLQDTKLSMLDLVAVREGGTVAEALAIARDTARYVEQLGFTRYWVAEHHNMPGIASSATAVLVGHMAGVTSRIRVGSGGIMLPNHAPLVVAEAFGTLAELYPGRIDLGLGRAPGTDHLTMRALRRDRIETEADFPREVAELQQLLGPRQPDQKVVAVPGSGTEVPIWLLGSSLFSARLAAERGLPYAFASHFAPAMLIQAITIYRQNFRPSATLAKPYVMIGVPLIAAPSDDEAEFLASSTYQRVLGILRGDRRGLPPPVAGYLDGLAPQERSAIGDFLGAAVIGSPQTVREGLLGLQKVTAADEMILVCDIFDPALRRRSLEIATAALAG
- a CDS encoding M14 family zinc carboxypeptidase translates to MAHSELPELLELEAIIRDGGSQLETQVASEVFVGERRFPVHVVALGNPDPEVPVVGFFGGFHGLERIGSAVVLAYLRSLVRRLPWDSLLHRQLETVRLVFMPLVNPGGMWRGTRANPNGVDLMRNAPLEAREKVPFLVGGQRISARLPWYRGPLAGPMEVENQAVCAVVDREFSGRSFGIALDCHSGFGINDRIWFPYAHTAQPIAHLPEMHALKGIYDATHPNHRYVFEPQSRQYLTHGDLWDYLYQRACAEPGRIFLPLTLEMGSWLWVKKNPRQLFSRHGMFNPLIEHRQQRVLRRHVFWLDFLTRAACGHRLWIPSPADRESYRQQALEHWYRKAAL
- a CDS encoding DMT family transporter; its protein translation is MSAYRRWLPALALLVLSLTWGYTWVLAKHGLVYAPPFAFAAERCVGAALSLILVLKLMGRPLKLVAPGPTLAIGLAQVAGFMVFQTWALVEGGPGKTAVLIFTMPIWTLLMSWPLLGERIRGKQWLAAASTLTGLLLIIEPWDMQSSLFSKFLGLMAALCWAIGTILIKRLRSTTPVDLLTLTTWQMILGAVPLVLLSLVVPERPTEWTVSYIGILAFMSVLSTAMCWCLWIYILDRVPAWEASLSVLGTPVVAILSSRLTFGEEFKTGEIAGILLIGTGLALLSLFSWAASRRNPVVPTIKEEAWERT